A section of the Malania oleifera isolate guangnan ecotype guangnan chromosome 2, ASM2987363v1, whole genome shotgun sequence genome encodes:
- the LOC131148013 gene encoding F-box/WD-40 repeat-containing protein At5g21040-like — MAFESQGSYEILEKLVDIVANYPEEQVDFAQSKPCFDNDQVSIDDFKLDKGKGKLVDSKDALEMNPKLGTTKISKTKLALTNDVSSTRHRSITDLPRALILEILNYLDPKALGAFCCVSTILRRITSEHHIWKVCYCARWGFLEVSTFGGSELTDGKTWKELFSERELKINAFKGEYNLEVLYGHTEIVRTVFLLPSANLIFSSGDDCTVCMWNMEDGSMVASSRPLGCVIHAVAADTKLLVAGTTHGFIHCWKAIKGFPFLFDLKGSQNQPIEFRLWEHEGPITCVALDHTRIYSGSLDMTIRLWDRSMMKCISVLRHDDAVWMLIPRGSMVVSTSGDDVYLWDTTDGGRRTPVRVIYNLQTKALAVNHGGNFIFAGGEEEAIHVFEVRDHYKTIPITTWYPHAGPVLSLAFEFPWLVAASTEGRLSLVDVRLLLRSKRSSMKRFLGVNEIGAGRGAPREKTLYRMGGKVYSVDIKAAHIVCGGEDGLVRVCNFSQGLGATAKK; from the coding sequence ATGGCATTTGAATCTCAAGGAAGTTATGAAATTTTGGAGAAGCTTGTTGACATTGTCGCTAATTATCCAGAAGAACAAGTTGATTTCGCTCAATCCAAACCATGTTTTGACAATGATCAAGTTTCAATTGATGATTTCAAACTTGACAAAGGAAAGGGAAAACTAGTTGATTCAAAAGATGCATTAGAAATGAATCCCAAGTTGGGAACTACAAAGATTTCCAAAACTAAATTAGCATTAACTAATGATGTTTCATCCACTCGTCATCGGTCAATCACTGACCTTCCTCGAGCCTTGATATTGGAAATCTTAAACTACCTCGACCCAAAAGCGCTCGGTGCATTTTGTTGCGTCTCAACAATCCTCCGTCGGATCACATCAGAGCACCATATTTGGAAAGTTTGTTACTGTGCGAGGTGGGGTTTCCTAGAAGTTTCAACATTTGGGGGCTCTGAGTTAACAGATGGGAAAACTTGGAAGGAACTCTTTTCAGAGAGGGAGCTCAAAATCAATGCCTTCAAAGGAGAATACAATCTTGAAGTCCTATATGGCCACACAGAGATAGTTCGCACAGTTTTTCTCCTACCTTCTGCAAATCTCATTTTTAGTTCAGGGGATGATTGCACTGTTTGTATGTGGAACATGGAAGATGGGTCAATGGTTGCATCGTCCCGACCCCTTGGTTGTGTCATCCATGCAGTTGCTGCAGACACGAAACTTTTGGTTGCTGGGACTACTCATGGCTTCATCCACTGTTGGAAAGCTATAAAGGGGTTTCCTTTTCTATTCGACCTTAAAGGCTCTCAAAACCAGCCCATTGAATTTCGACTATGGGAACATGAAGGGCCTATCACTTGTGTTGCTTTAGATCACACAAGGATTTATAGTGGCTCACTCGACATGACTATACGCTTATGGGATCGATCTATGATGAAATGCATAAGTGTTTTGAGGCACGATGATGCAGTTTGGATGCTCATCCCCCGTGGAAGTATGGTGGTGAGCACATCAGGCGACGATGTCTATCTTTGGGACACTACAGACGGTGGTAGGAGAACTCCTGTTAGGGTTATTTATAATCTCCAGACAAAGGCTTTAGCAGTAAACCATGGTGGTAATTTCATTTTTGCTGGGGGAGAAGAAGAGGCCATCCATGTGTTTGAGGTAAGAGATCATTATAAAACTATTCCAATCACAACATGGTATCCTCACGCAGGTCCTGTGCTTTCCCTTGCCTTTGAGTTTCCATGGCTTGTTGCTGCATCAACGGAGGGGAGGTTGTCACTAGTTGACGTAAGATTGTTATTAAGGAGTAAGAGATCTTCCATGAAAAGGTTTTTGGGAGTAAATGAAATTGGCGCCGGCAGGGGAGCGCCTCGGGAGAAGACGCTATATCGGATGGGGGGCAAAGTGTACTCGGTGGACATTAAGGCTGCTCATATTGTCTGTGGGGGTGAAGATGGCCTTGTTAGGGTCTGCAACTTCTCACAGGGTTTGGGGGCTACAGCCAAAAAATAG